A region from the Canis lupus dingo isolate Sandy chromosome X, ASM325472v2, whole genome shotgun sequence genome encodes:
- the TCEAL1 gene encoding transcription elongation factor A protein-like 1 isoform X1: protein MSAQVPLSWSFLPVQTPSAYCPLVEGKSRRKSAGLQVTGARLEKRAPRKNRQERSRSGKGWAVTWDGIRGRTLMGTESAAPPARPAPATAGEACGKACWENDKDPLNMEKSCKENEEQPQSAPKTDEERPPVEHSPEKQSPEEPSSEEQSSEEEFFPEELLPELLPEMLVSEERPPQERLSRRDLFEERPPMEQPPCGVGKHKLEEGSFKERLARSRPQFRGDIHGRNLSNEEMIKVAEEMEEMKRVRNKLMVMHWKARRNRPYPI from the exons ATGTCTGCCCAAGTCCCTCTCTCCTGGTCCTTTTTGCCTGTCCAGACACCGTCTGCCTACTGCCCTTTGGTCGAggggaaaagcagaaggaa GTCTGCAGGTCTGCAGGTCACAGGGGCGCGCCTGGAGAAGAGGGCGCCTAGAAAAAACcgccaggagaggtccaggtcgGGGAAGGGCTGGGCAGTGACCTGGGATGGGATACGTGGGAGGACGCTGATGGGAACCGAGTCGGCAGCACCGCCGGCGCGCCCCGCCCCTGCCACTGCGGGAGAGGCCTGTGGCAAGGCCTGCTGGGAAAATG ATAAAGACCCCCTCAACATGGAAAAATcctgcaaagaaaatgaagaacagcCACAGAGCGCACCCAAGACTGATGAGGAGCGGCCTCCTGTGGAGCACTCTCCTGAAAAGCAGTCTCCGGAGGAACCGTCTTCCGAGGAGCAGTCGTCGGAGGAGGAGTTCTTTCCCGAGGAGCTCCTTCCCGAGCTCCTTCCCGAGATGCTCGTGTCCGAAGAGCGCCCTCCTCAGGAGCGCCTTTCTAGAAGGGACCTTTTTGAGGAGCGCCCTCCCATGGAGCAGCCTCCTTGTGGAGTGGGAAAACATAAGCTAGAAGAAGGAAGCTTTAAAGAGAGGCTGGCTCGCTCTCGCCCGCAATTTAGAGGGGACATACATGGCAGAAATTTAAGCAATGAGGAGATGATAAAGGTAGCAGAGgagatggaagaaatgaaaagagtacggaacaaactgatggtcatgCATTGGAAGGCAAGACGGAACCGTCCTTATCCTATTTAA
- the TCEAL1 gene encoding transcription elongation factor A protein-like 1 isoform X2, with translation MGTESAAPPARPAPATAGEACGKACWENDKDPLNMEKSCKENEEQPQSAPKTDEERPPVEHSPEKQSPEEPSSEEQSSEEEFFPEELLPELLPEMLVSEERPPQERLSRRDLFEERPPMEQPPCGVGKHKLEEGSFKERLARSRPQFRGDIHGRNLSNEEMIKVAEEMEEMKRVRNKLMVMHWKARRNRPYPI, from the exons ATGGGAACCGAGTCGGCAGCACCGCCGGCGCGCCCCGCCCCTGCCACTGCGGGAGAGGCCTGTGGCAAGGCCTGCTGGGAAAATG ATAAAGACCCCCTCAACATGGAAAAATcctgcaaagaaaatgaagaacagcCACAGAGCGCACCCAAGACTGATGAGGAGCGGCCTCCTGTGGAGCACTCTCCTGAAAAGCAGTCTCCGGAGGAACCGTCTTCCGAGGAGCAGTCGTCGGAGGAGGAGTTCTTTCCCGAGGAGCTCCTTCCCGAGCTCCTTCCCGAGATGCTCGTGTCCGAAGAGCGCCCTCCTCAGGAGCGCCTTTCTAGAAGGGACCTTTTTGAGGAGCGCCCTCCCATGGAGCAGCCTCCTTGTGGAGTGGGAAAACATAAGCTAGAAGAAGGAAGCTTTAAAGAGAGGCTGGCTCGCTCTCGCCCGCAATTTAGAGGGGACATACATGGCAGAAATTTAAGCAATGAGGAGATGATAAAGGTAGCAGAGgagatggaagaaatgaaaagagtacggaacaaactgatggtcatgCATTGGAAGGCAAGACGGAACCGTCCTTATCCTATTTAA
- the TCEAL1 gene encoding transcription elongation factor A protein-like 1 isoform X3: MEKSCKENEEQPQSAPKTDEERPPVEHSPEKQSPEEPSSEEQSSEEEFFPEELLPELLPEMLVSEERPPQERLSRRDLFEERPPMEQPPCGVGKHKLEEGSFKERLARSRPQFRGDIHGRNLSNEEMIKVAEEMEEMKRVRNKLMVMHWKARRNRPYPI, encoded by the coding sequence ATGGAAAAATcctgcaaagaaaatgaagaacagcCACAGAGCGCACCCAAGACTGATGAGGAGCGGCCTCCTGTGGAGCACTCTCCTGAAAAGCAGTCTCCGGAGGAACCGTCTTCCGAGGAGCAGTCGTCGGAGGAGGAGTTCTTTCCCGAGGAGCTCCTTCCCGAGCTCCTTCCCGAGATGCTCGTGTCCGAAGAGCGCCCTCCTCAGGAGCGCCTTTCTAGAAGGGACCTTTTTGAGGAGCGCCCTCCCATGGAGCAGCCTCCTTGTGGAGTGGGAAAACATAAGCTAGAAGAAGGAAGCTTTAAAGAGAGGCTGGCTCGCTCTCGCCCGCAATTTAGAGGGGACATACATGGCAGAAATTTAAGCAATGAGGAGATGATAAAGGTAGCAGAGgagatggaagaaatgaaaagagtacggaacaaactgatggtcatgCATTGGAAGGCAAGACGGAACCGTCCTTATCCTATTTAA